ACCAGGAATCAGAGGAAAAAATGATGAATCGATTGCAAGAGTTAGAGAAAGAGCTTCTAGAAGACAGTTATGGGGACGAGGAAGATACAGGGTCTATTGTGACGAACAACAACGAGTGGTCGGAAACAATAAAGAATCTGATTACTCCGAGTAGCAACCACCTATCTCCGGCATCATCTACATCTTCGTGTTCTTCTTCGATTGAATCTCCAACAATAACTTCTCCAAAGCAGTCTATTGTTGCGGCTGCTACCGCAATAACCGACGGGAAAACCAATGTTGCAGTGGATATCCTCACGCGCCTCTCACAGGTCGCTGATATTAGAGGTTCTTCCGAACAGCGGTTGACGGCGTATATGGTTTCGGCTCTTAAGTCGCGCGTGAACTTCACGGAGTACCCACCGCCCGTGTTGGAGCTGCAGAGCAAAGAGCACGCAATTTCTGCTCAAAATCTCTACGAGTTGTCCCCGTGTTTTAAGCTTGGATTCATGGCAGCTAATTTAGCTATTCTTGAAGCTGTAGTTGATCAACCTTCAGACAAGATTCACGTAATTGATTTCGATATAGGACAAGGTGGACAATACTTGCATTTACTACACGCGCTAGCTAGCAAGAAAACTGATGAGCCTACCAGCTTAAAAATCACGGCGATCACAGATTTCATGGGCAGAGCTGACGACAGAGTAAACCTCATTGGAGATGATCTGAGAACTCTAGCAGACAAAATCGGCGTTTGTTTGGTTTTCAACGTGACTTCGTGTAAAATTACGGATTTGAGTAGGGAGAGATTGGGGGTTGAACATGACGAGACTTTAGCAGTGAATTTTGCATACAGATTATACAGATTGCCCGACGAGAGCGTAACAACGGAGAATCTAAGAGATGAGCTTCTCCGGAGAGTGAAGGGGTTATCACCAAAGGTGGTGACATTAGTAGAGCAAGAGCTGAATGGAAATA
The Capsicum annuum cultivar UCD-10X-F1 chromosome 6, UCD10Xv1.1, whole genome shotgun sequence DNA segment above includes these coding regions:
- the LOC107853465 gene encoding scarecrow-like protein 8, whose amino-acid sequence is MSSDYSGGIPDFYGGAGGINTGRSTMIPMNHAQRSPLSGILPEGAYQNLHRRQTFIGKRSLADFQQQQQQVQQGLGFYLRNVKPRSYQQASPISPLVDFSSEFPSVSPISVMNTRHALPIIQTLRSQPVIPPANTNASEVLSSGNLNCSAVASYLNQVQNSLYQESEEKMMNRLQELEKELLEDSYGDEEDTGSIVTNNNEWSETIKNLITPSSNHLSPASSTSSCSSSIESPTITSPKQSIVAAATAITDGKTNVAVDILTRLSQVADIRGSSEQRLTAYMVSALKSRVNFTEYPPPVLELQSKEHAISAQNLYELSPCFKLGFMAANLAILEAVVDQPSDKIHVIDFDIGQGGQYLHLLHALASKKTDEPTSLKITAITDFMGRADDRVNLIGDDLRTLADKIGVCLVFNVTSCKITDLSRERLGVEHDETLAVNFAYRLYRLPDESVTTENLRDELLRRVKGLSPKVVTLVEQELNGNTAAFVARVNETYGYYGALLDSLDATVSKDEMGRAKIEEGLSRKVVNSVACEGRDRVERCEVFGKWRARMSMAGFGPRPMSQYIADSLLKRLNSDPRGNPGFTVNEQSGGICFGWMGKTLIVASAWS